In a single window of the Streptobacillus canis genome:
- a CDS encoding cysteine desulfurase family protein, with amino-acid sequence MKVYLDNAATTRILDNFKDELLEIYTNTFANASSTHSLGKKSRYNLEKARDILAKDLNVLSKNIFFTSGATEANNMIIKGVALKKGKGHIITSSIEHPSVLNVCGYLEEKGFSVSYVKPNKEGLVETESILKEVREDTILVSLMAVNNETGVRMPIEEVGNVLKGKNIFFHSDMTQIILREKLDLSSFNIDGISASFHKLHAAKGCGFAYINPKFSLEKYMHGGHQEKNRRAGTENLHSILFSAKVYEYLANHLEENLKHIQDLRTYLEEKIAKFNGNVVINNTKHTIPHIVNIQIKGKDIEYMLPLLDMNGIYVSGGSACQSGAMKPSNVLMDQGLTEEEAKASIRLSLSLQNTKEEIDYFIEVLERII; translated from the coding sequence ATGAAAGTATACTTAGATAACGCTGCAACAACAAGAATTTTAGATAATTTTAAAGATGAACTTTTAGAAATATATACTAATACTTTTGCTAATGCTTCATCAACTCATAGTTTAGGTAAAAAATCTAGATATAATCTAGAAAAAGCTAGAGATATATTAGCAAAAGACTTAAATGTTTTATCTAAAAATATATTTTTTACATCAGGAGCTACAGAAGCAAATAATATGATAATTAAGGGTGTAGCCCTTAAGAAAGGAAAAGGACATATTATTACTTCTTCTATAGAGCACCCTAGTGTATTAAATGTATGTGGATACTTAGAAGAAAAAGGATTTAGTGTAAGCTATGTTAAACCAAATAAAGAAGGATTAGTTGAAACTGAAAGCATACTTAAAGAAGTAAGAGAAGATACAATACTAGTATCACTTATGGCTGTTAATAATGAAACAGGAGTAAGGATGCCTATAGAAGAAGTAGGGAATGTACTAAAAGGTAAAAATATTTTCTTCCACAGTGACATGACACAAATAATACTTAGAGAAAAACTAGACTTATCTAGTTTCAATATAGATGGAATATCAGCTTCTTTCCATAAATTACATGCTGCTAAAGGATGTGGTTTTGCATATATTAATCCTAAATTTAGTTTAGAAAAATATATGCATGGAGGACATCAAGAAAAAAATAGAAGAGCAGGAACTGAAAATTTACATTCTATACTTTTTTCAGCTAAGGTATATGAATATCTAGCAAATCATTTAGAAGAAAATCTTAAACATATACAAGATTTAAGAACATATTTAGAAGAAAAAATAGCTAAATTTAATGGAAATGTTGTAATTAATAATACTAAACATACTATACCACATATTGTTAATATACAAATTAAAGGTAAAGATATAGAATACATGTTACCATTACTTGATATGAATGGTATATATGTTTCAGGTGGATCAGCATGCCAAAGTGGAGCGATGAAGCCATCAAATGTACTAATGGATCAAGGATTAACTGAAGAAGAAGCTAAAGCTTCTATTAGATTAAGCC